A genomic stretch from Halichoerus grypus chromosome 5, mHalGry1.hap1.1, whole genome shotgun sequence includes:
- the RBIS gene encoding ribosomal biogenesis factor yields the protein MAKNKLRGQKSRNVFHIASQKNFKSKNKAKPVTTNLKKINIVNDEKVNRVNKAFVDIQKELAHFSKGLSLEPLQKQLIPQQCHENEPVNVDEATRLMAQL from the exons ATGGCCAAGAACAAACTAAGAGGGCAGAAGTCCAGGAATGTATTTCATATAGCCAGCCAAAAAAACTTTAAgtctaaaaacaaagcaaaaccagtTACTACTAATCTTAAGAAG ataaacattgTGAATGATGAAAAAGTTAACAGAGTGAATAAAGCTTTTGTAGATATACAAAAGGAACTTGCCCATTTCTCAAAAGGCCTTTCCCTTGAACCTTTGCAGAAACAGCTG ATTCCTCAGCAGTGTCATGAAAACGAACCAGTTAATGTTGATGAAGCGACAAGATTAATGGCTCAGTTGTAA